The Paenibacillus sp. RUD330 genome has a segment encoding these proteins:
- a CDS encoding Ger(x)C family spore germination protein has product MRARLLLGMLAALSMLIAGCWDEVDLTDQGYVSAMGIDYADGNYTMTVQLMQFSSVAKSQDSGSSSGSSIWLGTGTGKTMLMALGDLQRSAQFEVNLDHMKVLVVQERALSHVDDILDANNRQRASRYTSLVFATREPFEKLFNTNTFFGRSPLMSIMYNPRAQFKQNSLIRPVTMQELVKALDEPGFTAVLPVIGIDETDWNESKSKMMVQRYDGVIPFYMKKAKPFLSVDEISGMRWIDPTFHQHYIYTGMKADENGRKQENIATVNMTYSKPSYHLVKGGAIPEIKLDVNVKGHLIELTGPMTEREITREVEQKVKAEIERTYRIGCSKKVDILQLEEVLYRNHNKLWKQLAHSGEWHPLSEQLKVFVHFDLVHTGKFDLT; this is encoded by the coding sequence ATGAGAGCCAGGCTGTTGCTCGGCATGCTTGCCGCATTGTCCATGCTGATTGCGGGATGCTGGGACGAGGTCGACCTGACCGATCAAGGTTATGTGTCCGCCATGGGCATTGATTATGCGGACGGGAACTATACTATGACTGTGCAGCTGATGCAGTTCAGCAGCGTCGCCAAATCCCAGGACTCGGGCAGTTCGAGCGGATCGAGCATATGGCTGGGAACAGGGACGGGGAAAACGATGCTGATGGCGCTCGGCGATCTGCAGAGGTCTGCGCAGTTCGAGGTGAATCTCGACCATATGAAGGTGCTTGTCGTGCAGGAGCGGGCGCTGTCGCATGTGGACGATATCCTGGATGCCAACAACCGGCAAAGGGCATCCCGGTACACATCGCTCGTGTTCGCCACGCGGGAGCCGTTCGAGAAGCTGTTCAATACGAACACCTTTTTCGGCCGCTCGCCGCTCATGAGCATCATGTACAATCCGCGGGCGCAGTTCAAGCAGAACAGCCTGATCCGTCCCGTTACGATGCAGGAGCTGGTCAAGGCGCTTGACGAGCCCGGATTTACGGCCGTGCTGCCCGTCATCGGCATCGACGAGACCGATTGGAACGAATCGAAGTCGAAGATGATGGTCCAGCGGTACGACGGCGTCATCCCCTTCTATATGAAAAAGGCGAAGCCGTTCCTGTCTGTGGACGAAATCAGCGGCATGCGATGGATCGATCCGACTTTTCACCAGCATTATATCTACACCGGAATGAAGGCGGACGAGAACGGCCGCAAGCAGGAGAACATCGCCACGGTCAATATGACCTACTCCAAGCCTTCCTATCATCTCGTCAAGGGAGGAGCCATTCCCGAGATCAAGCTGGATGTGAATGTGAAGGGGCATCTGATCGAGCTGACCGGACCGATGACGGAGCGGGAAATAACCCGGGAGGTCGAGCAGAAGGTCAAGGCCGAGATCGAACGGACCTACAGGATCGGCTGCAGCAAGAAGGTCGACATCCTACAGCTCGAGGAGGTGCTCTACCGGAACCACAACAAGCTCTGGAAGCAGCTGGCCCATAGCGGTGAATGGCATCCGCTCTCCGAGCAGCTGAAGGTCTTCGTTCATTTCGACCTGGTCCACACCGGCAAATTCGACCTCACCTGA
- a CDS encoding AraC family transcriptional regulator → MPATPDHYEFQVSDNPGSVPAAELTVLFSGQGSPIPGHENGPGIHDYVLVHTVTGGKGTFRSGDHAAELASGDSFTIFPGVLFHYTADIENPWQYNWVAFRGHAALQLLAEAGITPENPAILGQGSGNAAELYARLRASLSSGGSASLMDMEASGWLRLLLAEFARLQPDAALPSARSTAAARRQAEQAARWLQTHYAEAVSISALAKALGYHRSHLSKVFRSVTGLSPMQYLQNIRLRRAMALLGTELSVEQVAASCGFSDPLYFSRQFKRSAGCSPSAYRERLAGP, encoded by the coding sequence ATGCCGGCCACACCGGACCACTACGAATTCCAGGTAAGCGACAATCCCGGTTCTGTGCCTGCGGCAGAATTGACGGTTCTGTTCAGCGGGCAAGGCAGCCCGATTCCAGGCCACGAGAACGGCCCCGGCATTCACGATTACGTCCTGGTCCATACCGTCACAGGGGGCAAAGGAACGTTCCGCAGCGGAGACCATGCAGCCGAGCTGGCTTCGGGAGACAGCTTCACGATTTTTCCAGGCGTCTTGTTCCATTATACGGCGGACATCGAGAATCCCTGGCAGTACAACTGGGTCGCCTTCAGAGGCCATGCCGCCCTGCAGCTTCTCGCCGAGGCCGGGATCACGCCGGAAAATCCCGCCATTCTCGGCCAAGGAAGCGGCAACGCCGCCGAGCTGTACGCCAGGCTGCGGGCTTCCCTCTCGTCGGGAGGCAGCGCTTCTCTGATGGACATGGAGGCGAGCGGCTGGCTCCGGCTGCTGCTGGCCGAGTTCGCCCGCCTGCAGCCGGATGCCGCTCTGCCTTCGGCCCGCTCCACCGCCGCCGCCCGCCGCCAGGCGGAGCAGGCTGCGCGGTGGCTGCAGACCCATTATGCCGAGGCCGTGTCCATCTCGGCGCTGGCGAAAGCTCTCGGCTACCATCGTTCCCATCTGTCCAAGGTGTTCCGGAGCGTCACCGGCCTCTCTCCCATGCAGTATCTCCAAAATATCCGCCTGCGCCGGGCGATGGCGCTGCTCGGCACGGAGCTGAGCGTCGAGCAGGTCGCGGCGTCCTGCGGATTCTCCGATCCGCTCTATTTCTCCCGGCAGTTCAAGCGCAGCGCCGGCTGCTCGCCCTCCGCCTACCGGGAGCGTCTCGCCGGTCCATAA
- the pyk gene encoding pyruvate kinase, whose amino-acid sequence MRKTKIVCTLGPASESVDTLKQMMEAGMNVARINMAHGELEDHAARIRSVREASAAVGGQLVPILMDIKGPEVRIGKLSAPSVHLQTGSELVLTTVELEGDASRISVNYPGLPEDVHEGSTILIDDGLIELRVKESGGSEIRCEIVSGGMLKPRKGVNLPGVRTRLPGVTERDVKHIHFGIGENVDIIAASFVRKAEDIMEIRQILEENGAGHIQIISKIENDEGVENLDAIIEASDGIMVARGDLGVEIPVEDVPALQEEMITKCNIAGKPVIVATHMLESMQVNPRPTRAEVSDVAGAVQQGTDCIMLSGETAAGKYPVESVRRMASIAVKAESMLNYRLEFQSRRALHATTTTEVISQAAVGSSIDLDAKAILTPTESGFTARMVSKYRPKAPIIAITPDPRVTAKLCLLRGVIPVLGERATSTDELLQSAIVDGSKTGLLHEGDYVVISSGVPSGRSGATNLIKIQQV is encoded by the coding sequence CTGCGCAAAACGAAAATCGTATGTACGCTCGGTCCGGCCAGCGAGTCGGTCGACACCCTCAAGCAAATGATGGAGGCCGGCATGAACGTGGCCCGAATCAACATGGCTCACGGGGAGCTGGAGGACCATGCCGCCCGCATCCGTTCGGTCCGCGAGGCTTCGGCCGCTGTCGGCGGACAGCTTGTTCCCATCCTGATGGATATCAAAGGACCCGAGGTTCGGATCGGCAAGCTTTCCGCTCCATCGGTCCACCTGCAGACGGGCTCCGAGCTGGTGCTGACCACGGTCGAGCTCGAAGGCGATGCGTCCCGCATCTCCGTCAACTACCCCGGCTTGCCGGAGGATGTGCATGAAGGCAGCACGATTCTGATCGACGACGGCCTGATCGAGCTGAGAGTGAAGGAATCCGGAGGCTCGGAGATCCGCTGCGAGATCGTCAGCGGCGGCATGCTCAAGCCTCGCAAAGGCGTCAATCTGCCTGGCGTCCGCACCCGCCTGCCGGGCGTCACGGAGCGCGATGTCAAGCATATCCACTTCGGCATCGGCGAGAACGTGGACATCATCGCGGCCTCGTTCGTCCGCAAAGCGGAAGACATCATGGAGATCCGCCAGATTCTCGAAGAGAACGGCGCCGGACATATCCAGATCATCTCCAAAATCGAAAATGATGAAGGCGTCGAGAACCTGGACGCGATCATCGAGGCATCGGACGGCATCATGGTCGCCCGCGGCGATCTCGGCGTGGAGATTCCGGTCGAGGACGTGCCCGCCCTGCAGGAGGAAATGATCACGAAGTGCAACATCGCAGGCAAGCCGGTCATCGTCGCTACGCATATGCTGGAGTCGATGCAGGTCAATCCGCGCCCGACTCGGGCGGAAGTGAGCGACGTCGCCGGCGCCGTGCAGCAGGGAACCGACTGCATCATGCTCTCCGGCGAGACGGCTGCCGGCAAGTATCCGGTGGAATCGGTGCGCCGCATGGCCTCGATCGCCGTCAAGGCGGAATCCATGCTGAATTACCGGCTTGAATTCCAGTCGCGCCGCGCGCTCCACGCCACGACGACGACCGAAGTGATCAGCCAGGCGGCCGTCGGCTCCTCCATCGATCTCGACGCCAAAGCGATCCTGACGCCGACGGAATCCGGATTCACGGCGCGCATGGTATCGAAATACCGGCCGAAGGCTCCCATCATCGCCATTACCCCCGATCCTCGCGTAACGGCCAAGCTGTGCCTGCTGCGCGGCGTCATTCCCGTGCTCGGAGAGCGCGCGACGAGCACGGACGAGCTCCTTCAGTCCGCAATCGTCGACGGCAGCAAGACGGGATTGCTGCATGAAGGCGATTATGTCGTCATCTCCTCCGGCGTGCCGAGCGGACGCTCCGGAGCGACCAATCTCATCAAGATCCAGCAGGTATAG
- a CDS encoding spore germination protein: MSQQTQNNATTRSRTSSSAAEDGTTGASDSRWTLERLHEKLQGCQDVVHIETSFILESGEHCPATLFYCTQMVDTSLLQQSLLPALQQDGGRLLDGSDTSLMMISDESDAGQNIFEMLFSGAVLIVLPEGDRIYASFIGNITERQPDESVMEVSLKGPRDGFVESINVNVSLVRRRLKTPDLQCEIMTIGSRSGTEVAFMYMASLADEEMVAEAKRRLREIAENVVSIDSSTQIESLMSDKRFTLFPLVTYTGRPDYAASSLLSGRFIVIVNGNPAVIMGPTDLAFLIKSPEDLHMPYFYVSLERMLRFVGLFFSIFLPGFWIALCSFNTDQIPFNLLATISTSRNGLPVSTTMEMFLMLLMFELFREAGVRLPRAVGQTVSVVGGLIVGNAAIDAGLTSPTMLVIAAVTAVSTFVLVNQTLNGTVTVLRLLVLVMVSFMGMLGFFLSMFAIVIHLCSLESFGRPYMAPLASMRFRLMPQAFLQLPWVKRRRKGGQY; this comes from the coding sequence ATGAGCCAGCAGACCCAGAATAACGCCACCACTCGCAGCAGGACGTCCTCATCGGCTGCCGAAGACGGGACCACCGGAGCTTCCGACTCGAGATGGACGCTGGAGCGGCTGCATGAGAAGCTTCAAGGCTGCCAGGATGTCGTCCATATCGAGACCAGCTTCATTCTCGAGAGCGGCGAGCACTGTCCGGCGACCTTGTTCTACTGCACCCAGATGGTGGATACGTCCTTGCTCCAGCAGTCTCTGCTGCCTGCCCTCCAGCAAGATGGAGGAAGGCTGCTGGACGGGTCCGACACCAGCCTCATGATGATCAGCGACGAGTCGGATGCGGGCCAGAACATTTTTGAAATGCTGTTCAGCGGCGCGGTCCTGATCGTACTGCCGGAAGGGGACCGAATCTACGCCTCCTTTATCGGAAATATTACGGAGCGGCAGCCCGACGAATCCGTCATGGAGGTGTCGCTCAAAGGTCCGCGGGACGGCTTCGTGGAGAGCATCAATGTGAACGTCAGCCTGGTCAGGCGCCGCCTCAAGACGCCGGACCTGCAGTGCGAGATCATGACGATCGGCTCCAGATCGGGAACCGAGGTCGCCTTCATGTACATGGCCAGCCTCGCGGACGAGGAGATGGTCGCCGAAGCGAAGCGCAGGCTGCGGGAAATCGCGGAGAACGTCGTGTCCATCGACAGCAGCACCCAGATCGAATCCCTGATGTCGGACAAGCGCTTCACCCTGTTCCCTTTGGTGACGTATACGGGCCGCCCCGACTATGCCGCCTCCTCGCTCCTGTCGGGGCGGTTCATCGTCATCGTCAACGGCAATCCCGCCGTCATCATGGGACCGACCGACCTGGCTTTCCTCATCAAGTCTCCCGAGGATCTGCACATGCCGTACTTTTATGTGTCCCTGGAGAGAATGCTGCGCTTCGTCGGGCTGTTTTTCAGCATCTTCCTGCCGGGCTTCTGGATCGCGCTCTGCTCGTTCAATACCGACCAGATTCCGTTCAATCTGCTCGCGACCATCTCCACATCCCGGAACGGCCTGCCGGTCTCGACGACGATGGAAATGTTCCTCATGCTGCTCATGTTCGAGCTGTTCCGGGAAGCCGGCGTACGGCTGCCGCGGGCGGTCGGGCAGACCGTGTCGGTCGTCGGAGGCCTGATCGTCGGAAATGCCGCCATCGACGCGGGGCTCACTTCGCCTACGATGCTTGTCATCGCGGCGGTGACGGCGGTCTCGACGTTTGTCCTCGTCAACCAGACCCTCAACGGGACGGTCACGGTGCTGAGGCTCCTGGTGCTGGTGATGGTCTCGTTCATGGGCATGCTCGGCTTTTTCCTCTCGATGTTCGCCATCGTCATCCACCTGTGCTCGCTTGAATCGTTCGGAAGACCTTATATGGCTCCGCTGGCGTCGATGAGGTTCAGGCTCATGCCGCAGGCGTTCCTGCAGCTGCCATGGGTCAAGCGGAGGAGAAAAGGAGGCCAATACTGA
- a CDS encoding ABC transporter permease, whose protein sequence is MFLALREIRHSKLKYALITTIMLLVSFLVLFVTGLAQGLSYANASSVVNMKADYFIVQQGSDSRLARSAITPEQAAAAKKAAGEEAVQLLGVRMASLQNEATGAKLDAALMSVQPEGWLAPPVVEGTKPAAGTAGAIVVDRKLAESGVGLGTKLTDTVTGRSWTVAGFVKDESYSHTPAAFVSPAEWSQLQQSGRESGYNAIAFRGSQADAEALQGKLPGTELLAKKQIIQAIPGYSEEQGTLVMMIAFLFVISAFVLAVFFYVMTIQKTSQFGILKAIGSRTGYLSASVLWQVLLLAAASLTGSLLLIWGMRAAMPATVPFQLDAGTTAFTCGLFLLTSIVGSLLSVIKVARTDALDAIGRSA, encoded by the coding sequence ATGTTTTTGGCTTTGCGGGAAATCAGGCATTCCAAGCTGAAGTACGCGCTGATCACGACGATCATGCTGCTCGTATCTTTCCTGGTGCTGTTCGTGACCGGGCTGGCGCAAGGATTGTCCTATGCGAACGCATCCTCGGTCGTGAATATGAAGGCCGATTACTTTATTGTCCAGCAAGGCTCGGACAGCCGGCTCGCCCGCTCGGCGATAACGCCGGAGCAGGCGGCAGCGGCCAAGAAGGCAGCCGGGGAGGAAGCGGTTCAGCTGCTTGGCGTGCGCATGGCTTCGCTCCAGAACGAGGCGACGGGAGCCAAGCTGGATGCCGCGCTCATGTCCGTGCAGCCGGAAGGATGGCTGGCGCCGCCGGTTGTCGAGGGGACGAAGCCGGCCGCAGGGACCGCTGGCGCCATCGTCGTGGACCGGAAGCTGGCGGAATCGGGAGTCGGGCTCGGGACGAAGCTTACCGACACGGTGACGGGCCGCAGCTGGACCGTCGCCGGCTTCGTGAAGGATGAATCCTACAGCCATACGCCGGCGGCGTTCGTCAGTCCGGCGGAGTGGAGCCAGCTGCAGCAGTCCGGACGAGAAAGCGGCTACAACGCGATTGCGTTCCGCGGCAGCCAGGCCGATGCGGAAGCGCTGCAGGGCAAGCTGCCGGGCACGGAGCTGCTCGCCAAGAAGCAGATCATCCAGGCGATTCCCGGTTATTCCGAGGAGCAGGGCACGCTGGTCATGATGATCGCATTCCTGTTCGTCATCTCGGCATTCGTCCTGGCGGTGTTCTTTTATGTCATGACCATCCAGAAGACGAGCCAATTCGGAATCCTGAAGGCGATCGGCTCCAGAACCGGCTATTTGTCGGCAAGCGTCCTCTGGCAGGTGCTCCTTCTGGCCGCGGCTAGCCTGACGGGGAGCCTGCTGCTCATCTGGGGCATGCGCGCAGCGATGCCCGCCACGGTTCCTTTCCAGCTCGATGCCGGCACGACGGCCTTCACCTGCGGCTTGTTTCTGCTCACATCGATAGTCGGGTCGTTGTTGTCAGTCATCAAGGTGGCGCGCACCGACGCGCTGGATGCGATAGGGAGGTCGGCATGA
- a CDS encoding phage holin family protein, with protein MKDASTGSLVAIIGSMIGFAFGAWHQSLTLLLVCMAVDYISGMAASLREGRRLSSLVGWWGLARKGLTLLVILIAHRIDELMGGNAVMTATIFFYTGNELLSITENYGRVGLPLPGRIKAFIEIFRKKDS; from the coding sequence ATGAAAGATGCGTCCACGGGTTCGCTTGTCGCGATCATCGGCTCCATGATAGGATTTGCGTTCGGCGCCTGGCATCAATCGCTGACGCTGCTGCTCGTCTGCATGGCGGTCGATTACATTTCCGGAATGGCGGCCTCGCTGCGCGAAGGCAGGCGTCTGAGCAGTCTCGTCGGCTGGTGGGGGCTGGCCCGCAAGGGACTGACGCTGCTCGTCATCCTCATCGCGCATCGGATCGACGAGCTTATGGGAGGCAACGCCGTCATGACGGCGACGATCTTCTTCTATACGGGCAACGAGCTGCTGTCCATCACGGAAAATTACGGCCGGGTCGGCTTGCCGCTGCCGGGAAGGATCAAGGCGTTCATTGAAATCTTCCGCAAAAAAGATTCATGA
- a CDS encoding HepT-like ribonuclease domain-containing protein produces MYYVNVQDIRLRLGAMPELEQALKELASGWQGTLLQGLAQERALHLAIETVTDVGSCLIDGYIMRDASSYEDIVEIIGGEEVIDAGLARSLSELASLRRKLVQEYYDWPRSELHPFTPQLPGWLASFRDQVEIYLAKEQ; encoded by the coding sequence ATGTATTACGTCAACGTGCAAGACATCCGTCTCAGGCTCGGCGCCATGCCGGAGCTTGAGCAGGCGCTCAAGGAGCTGGCGTCCGGCTGGCAAGGAACCCTGCTTCAGGGGCTTGCCCAGGAGAGAGCTCTCCATCTGGCGATCGAGACCGTGACGGACGTAGGCAGCTGCCTCATCGACGGCTATATCATGAGGGACGCGAGCAGCTACGAGGATATCGTCGAGATCATCGGCGGCGAGGAGGTCATCGATGCCGGGCTTGCCCGCAGCCTGTCGGAGCTGGCGTCGCTGCGGCGCAAGCTCGTCCAGGAATATTATGACTGGCCGCGGAGCGAGCTGCATCCTTTCACGCCCCAGCTGCCCGGCTGGCTGGCAAGCTTCCGGGATCAGGTGGAGATCTATCTCGCCAAGGAACAATGA
- a CDS encoding YtxH domain-containing protein, protein MAKKKYGFAWGAIAGGVVGSVTALLLAPKSGRELRSDIGEYAVKAADTAVEIGEIIGDKAAAAARQTAAGATALKEKAIQTADTLASGIKFWDRSEDRELAVIASASAAGDSDVSDFILDERLDAIDAEDDGSGKI, encoded by the coding sequence ATGGCGAAGAAGAAATATGGATTTGCATGGGGCGCGATTGCAGGAGGTGTCGTCGGATCGGTGACGGCGCTGCTGCTGGCTCCGAAGTCGGGCCGCGAGCTGCGCTCCGACATCGGTGAGTATGCCGTCAAGGCAGCGGACACGGCGGTAGAAATCGGCGAGATCATCGGCGACAAGGCTGCCGCTGCGGCAAGGCAGACGGCTGCCGGAGCGACGGCGCTGAAGGAAAAAGCGATTCAGACGGCCGATACCCTGGCATCCGGAATCAAGTTCTGGGACCGCAGCGAAGACCGCGAGCTTGCGGTCATCGCATCGGCATCGGCTGCCGGCGATTCCGACGTGTCGGATTTCATCCTCGATGAGCGCCTTGACGCGATCGATGCCGAAGACGACGGCTCCGGCAAAATCTGA
- a CDS encoding Dabb family protein has protein sequence MLTHIVFFRLKDRSADSVERTASVLRDMEGRIEVLRHLEVGVDVVHSERSYDIALVTKFDSLEALGEYQVHPVHQKVIEHMNEARESSVSVDYIG, from the coding sequence ATGCTGACCCATATCGTGTTCTTCCGCCTCAAAGACCGCAGCGCAGACAGCGTGGAGCGCACGGCCTCGGTCCTTCGGGACATGGAAGGCCGCATCGAGGTGCTCCGGCATCTGGAGGTAGGCGTTGATGTCGTCCATTCCGAGCGTTCGTACGATATCGCTCTCGTGACCAAGTTCGATTCCCTGGAAGCTCTTGGAGAATACCAGGTGCATCCGGTCCACCAGAAGGTCATCGAGCACATGAACGAGGCCCGCGAATCTTCCGTGAGCGTGGACTACATAGGCTGA
- a CDS encoding cytochrome C oxidase subunit II, translating to MKYLMSTMLIIAALLGLYMLTLGLPLPPKDESAGLPEGVELLKVTASQDFVFDQKEYKVKAGQKYKLVLHNKSGMHGLAIEDFGIDLQGDKMEQEVTFDKPGRYKMHCSVMCGTGHADMVSELVVE from the coding sequence ATGAAATACTTAATGTCTACAATGCTGATTATCGCAGCCCTGCTGGGACTGTACATGCTGACGCTCGGACTTCCGCTGCCGCCGAAAGACGAGAGCGCTGGACTGCCCGAGGGGGTCGAGCTGCTGAAGGTAACCGCGTCTCAGGACTTCGTGTTCGACCAGAAGGAATACAAAGTCAAGGCCGGCCAGAAGTACAAGCTCGTCCTGCACAACAAGAGCGGCATGCACGGTCTGGCCATCGAGGACTTCGGCATCGACCTGCAAGGCGACAAGATGGAGCAGGAAGTCACCTTCGACAAGCCGGGCCGTTACAAAATGCACTGTTCCGTCATGTGCGGAACCGGACATGCGGACATGGTATCCGAGCTCGTCGTCGAGTAG
- a CDS encoding ABC transporter ATP-binding protein gives MMKPRLIMENVTQTFQDGESSVTILDGLSLEVGEGELVAVTGPSGSGKSTFLSIAGALLSPTAGEVSVDGQPLGGMDAGQLADLRLNKLGFVFQSANLIPYLRVEEQLLLVAKLSGTPAAAASERARELLERLGLGHRRRYYPEKLSGGERQRAAVARAWMNDPSVIYADEPTASLDAERGRDVVRMLRDGVKEQRKAGVMVTHDERVLEFCDRVLKLENGRLQPA, from the coding sequence ATGATGAAACCGAGATTGATCATGGAAAATGTGACCCAGACGTTTCAGGACGGCGAATCGAGCGTTACGATTTTGGACGGCTTGTCGCTGGAAGTCGGAGAGGGGGAGCTGGTCGCCGTGACCGGCCCTTCCGGCTCCGGCAAAAGCACCTTCCTCTCGATCGCCGGAGCGCTGCTGTCTCCGACCGCGGGAGAGGTGAGCGTAGACGGGCAGCCGCTCGGCGGCATGGACGCCGGACAGCTGGCGGATCTGCGGCTCAACAAGCTCGGCTTCGTGTTTCAGTCCGCGAACCTGATTCCGTATCTGCGCGTCGAGGAGCAGCTGCTGCTCGTCGCGAAGCTGTCCGGAACTCCGGCCGCCGCGGCATCGGAACGGGCGAGGGAGCTGCTGGAGCGGCTCGGGCTTGGCCATCGCCGGAGATACTACCCCGAGAAGCTGTCCGGAGGCGAGCGGCAGCGCGCGGCCGTCGCGAGGGCATGGATGAACGATCCGTCGGTCATCTATGCCGACGAGCCGACGGCGAGCCTGGATGCCGAACGAGGCCGCGATGTCGTCCGCATGCTCCGGGACGGCGTGAAGGAGCAGCGGAAAGCGGGCGTCATGGTCACGCATGACGAGCGGGTGCTGGAGTTTTGCGACCGCGTGCTGAAGCTGGAGAACGGCCGGCTGCAGCCGGCCTGA
- a CDS encoding AraC family transcriptional regulator: protein MAKWPNNWDINRIQGNSESLISRRSDDRNVLLLASYGKFTLDIDGEPLGTARGDLIFIPAAAEARSIALPGVFHEMYVISFSMDSSPASGFPLPGRWESIRPAAYDLLLDRIKSMLGESKEGLPYSRLLGTGLLLEIMALWGRERCKGEAKAAGSRHIEKMKAFLQDHYREHVTKVELGECIGRTPNYAASLFRSGTGQTISGYVHSLRMKTAVYMLQESLLTVEEIAAYLGYAEVSYFQRVFKRSYGEPPSMYASRIR from the coding sequence ATGGCGAAATGGCCTAATAATTGGGATATAAACCGGATTCAAGGAAATTCCGAATCCCTGATCAGCCGTCGATCCGACGACCGGAATGTTCTGCTGCTGGCCAGCTACGGAAAGTTCACGCTCGATATAGACGGGGAGCCGCTCGGAACGGCCCGTGGAGACCTCATCTTCATTCCTGCGGCGGCAGAGGCCAGGTCCATCGCTCTGCCGGGGGTGTTTCACGAGATGTACGTCATCTCGTTCAGCATGGATTCCTCCCCGGCCTCCGGCTTCCCCCTGCCAGGGAGATGGGAGTCGATAAGGCCTGCCGCCTATGATCTGCTGCTCGACCGGATCAAGTCGATGCTCGGCGAAAGCAAGGAGGGACTGCCCTACTCGCGCTTGCTAGGAACGGGGCTGCTGCTGGAGATCATGGCGTTATGGGGAAGAGAGCGGTGCAAGGGGGAAGCCAAGGCAGCCGGAAGCCGCCATATCGAGAAGATGAAAGCTTTCCTGCAGGATCATTATCGGGAGCATGTAACCAAGGTAGAGCTTGGCGAATGCATCGGCCGCACGCCGAATTATGCCGCTTCGCTGTTCCGAAGCGGCACCGGGCAGACCATCAGCGGTTATGTCCATTCCTTGCGGATGAAAACGGCGGTGTACATGCTGCAGGAATCGCTGCTCACCGTGGAAGAAATCGCGGCCTATCTCGGCTATGCCGAGGTGTCCTACTTTCAGCGGGTGTTCAAGCGCTCCTACGGAGAGCCGCCGTCTATGTACGCCAGCCGCATCCGCTAG